A window from Apostichopus japonicus isolate 1M-3 chromosome 2, ASM3797524v1, whole genome shotgun sequence encodes these proteins:
- the LOC139981529 gene encoding gamma-interferon-inducible lysosomal thiol reductase-like, producing the protein MTKFCFIPSLVLATIVWTSLIVLSTAESLQCVHPPSVWCSDQAIAKACQVEKQCERWNLGSAKALPVGIALYYESLCPGCREFIAEQLYPTWQKVGNDVLNVTLVPYGNAKENLVDNKWVFTCQHGAQECLGNILETCILYVAKDFTTAFESIHCMEASDDPTTSASKCCAQFDLNYDQVSSCVNSSLGNKLEHEMAMRTESLDPPHQYTPWITLNGVHTDAIQDKAQSDLLSLVCETYQGTPPAACSTNQNVCPRKV; encoded by the exons ATGACGAAGTTTTGTTTCATTCCGTCACTAGTTTTGGCTACTATTGTTTGGACAAGTCTCATAGTTTTGTCTACTGCGGAATCTTTGCAGTGTGTTCATCCACCAAGTGTTTGGTGCAGTGACCAAGCTATTGCCAAGGCTTGTCAG GTAGAAAAGCAATGTGAACGATGGAACCTTGGCAGTGCTAAAGCCCTACCTGTTGGTATCGCTCTGTATTATGAATCACTCTGTCCGGGATGCAGAGAATTCATCGCCGAGCAGTTATATCCGACCTGGCAGAAAGTCGGTAATGATGTTCTCAATGTAACACTGGTGCCTTATGGTAATGCAAAG GAGAACCTTGTAGACAACAAATGGGTATTCACATGCCAGCATGGTGCCCAGGAGTGCCTGGGAAATATTCTTGAGACCTGCATTTTGTACGTTGCCAAAGACTTCACAACTGCTTTTGAAAGTATTCATTGTATGGAAGCTTCGGATGATCCAACAACATCAGCCTCAAAG TGCTGTGCTCAGTTTGACCTGAACTACGATCAAGTTTCAAGTTGTGTCAATTCTAGCCTTGGTAACAAATTGGAACATGAGATGGCGATGCGAACGGAATCCCTTGATCCTCCTCATCAGTATACACCTTGGATAACATTGAATGGG GTACACACAGATGCTATCCAGGATAAAGCACAGTCTGACCTCCTCTCATTGGTCTGTGAAACCTATCAAGGCACACCTCCAGCTGCTTGTTCAACCAATCAGAATGTCTGTCCAAGAAAGGTTTAA